The following are encoded in a window of Lactobacillus intestinalis genomic DNA:
- the rpsF gene encoding 30S ribosomal protein S6 — MATTKYEITYIIKPDIDEESKKALVENYDKVIADNNGTMVESKDWGKRRFAYEIDKYREGTYHIMTFTADNADAVNEFGRLSKIDNAILRSMTVKLDK; from the coding sequence ATGGCAACTACTAAGTACGAAATCACTTACATCATTAAGCCTGACATCGATGAAGAATCAAAGAAGGCTCTTGTTGAAAACTACGATAAGGTTATCGCAGACAACAACGGTACTATGGTTGAATCCAAAGACTGGGGCAAGCGTCGTTTTGCATACGAAATCGATAAGTATCGTGAGGGTACTTACCACATCATGACTTTCACTGCTGACAACGCTGACGCAGTTAACGAATTTGGTCGTTTGTCAAAGATTGATAACGCCATTTTACGTTCAATGACTGTTAAGTTAGACAAGTAA